The genomic region GACAGTCTATTACACGCCGCAAGGCTTGTTCGGATTTGTCTGTCAGTGTGCTGATGGTTGCCTCCAACTCAGCGACATACTCTTCGAGCTCTCTTTCAGCCTCGCTCTTGTCGTCGACACCTTCTGATCGACGCTTCTCCACATACCGAGCGAGTTGCCTTCGCCGTTGAAAGAGCAGATCGTTGATACTGCCGACAGCCTTGATCAGGTTCTTTGAACATTCGTTAAGGTGTTTTTCGTACTGCCTCGCATCGCTGTCATTTCGCTGAGCTGCGACCAGCCTTTCCAATTTCGCTTTGTTTTCATCGTTCATCGGGAACGCCGGTGGCTCATACTCGGGCAGGGAGACGTCGTCGGACCCGACCGACGTAGCTGGTGCTGGCTCAGAGGGCCGCGAGCGTTGCAGTAGACGTGGCATGGTGACCTTGGAAGTTGTGGGGTCCGATAGACAAGATCACCGGGTTATGGTTTCCTAGAGCGCTGAATCGTGGTAAAGTAAGTCGACGGACTCGAGTTCAATCACTGTCGTGTATCCCGAAATTGTTTGGCCTTATTCTGTCGGGTAGAACCCGAGCGCGGCTGACTGCGTTTATCGGTTCAAGAAACAAGATAGACTGGGGGTTCGCCGAGGACTGGAGATCGGGACAAATCAGATATTTGACGGCTTCTGGAAAAATCGGTACTTTTTCGTTCGTCGATTGATTGACTGAGGAACTGGGAAGCTGAAAACGCGTGTGCAACGATACTCTCAGACGCGTCTGCCCCGCCCCTGTCAAAGTGATTTCTTGGCCCAGATAAGGTTTGGCTGCCAAGAGGGATGGGCCCCGCAAGCCACCTTACCAGATGTGGCTTAAATCCCCTCCATCGGGCAGTGTCATTGGCAGGGATGGTCGGCTGTCGGAACTGACCGAGAGCCTGGGCCCTCCCGGTTGGTTGAGTTGCACCGCTGTCAACCTCAATTGGCCGAAGGTGAAGCAACTGCCAGAATCCCATGTCATCTTCAGCCTCATGTCGATGGAAAGCCGAGACCTCGGAGCTGCTTCTGACGACATCGCGCTGCTTCACCATCCTGAATTGTACCACGAACCAGGTGTACGGAATAAGGCAAGGTACTGATGAAAGACGTGAAGGCTGCCTCTTCCGGCACCTGTCTCAGCCTGCCCATATGAAGCCCGAGACACTCATCCCacaacgccgccgccatcaccaaaaagCAAGGGCGCGGCGAAGGTTGGTCGATTCTTCGATTTCTTTCGCTTCCGTTCCCGCCGTTTCCCCGTCGCTTCATCTATCGAGAATTGCGATCCGCTCGCCTGTCGCGCGACCGACGGCACACTGACAGTTTACCGTCATCTCTTTGTACGCTCACCACCCGTCCCCGCCTGATCGAAGCGTCGGCCCGATCAGTTCTATTGTGGTCGTGTCATTTGATAGATGCCCAGATGTGTAACAGCCATGTGCCGTGCGTCGTGATACCCTAGCTGCGCTGTCGAAAAGGGCGGCCAACCTCTTGTTGATGATATCGCCGATTTCATCAGACAGAACTGCCAGCGCCGAGTGTAGTCAAGTCAGCTTGTCACCCGCTCACCACTCACTCCTGGGCTGGGCCATGTGACATTGTGATGCACGGCGCCTGCCTTTATGCATCTCATATCTAGGAAACAAGGCAGAAAATCCCAGCCTTcgtggaggatggcggtCTACATTCCCCGTCTGTCATGCGGCTTGTTCCGCCATGCTGTCCTGCTAGAGAAGAAGATCTGTGATGGCTGACCTGTCTGAATTGCTCAGGCTCGTATTCAGTGCCAATACCATGGTCAGTTATGGCTGGGTTGGCACGAGCTCCCCCCAAGGGTCAATCGAGAGCTCTTTTCAGCAGCCCAGAGTGAAAGTGCCATATGCGGTGAACAATGTGGGTCGATGCCGGACTTCTATCCAGCAGCCATAGGCCATACGGATggtttgcggtggtggagcgcTGGCGCCGTTTGTGAGCGTTGCCTTTGGCGAAGCGTGGAACCAATTCCTTGGGCCGATCCAAGGCTAAAGCTCGATGGCCCCAGATCTGGATGAGAACCGTTTTGCTGCAGCGATCGCCGAGCCCATCAGCGCAACCCTCGTCGTCATTCCCGCAGCGCCCTCACATCCACCCCTGCCAATGACCTGTTTTGCTCATCACGCAGCAGGACACTCTGTCAGTCGTGCAGAGGTGCGATTTCCCGCTCCTTGGTTGTCGCTTCGCGCGCTTCCGGGGGGCTGACGGACAGAAGAAAGCATGGCCTGAGGTGCAGATGCTGTTGTTCTGTTTTCCCTATCTTCCCCTGGTGGGAAATCCTGGTGGGAAACACCGGTAATGGATAACTCCAAGCTCCCCTAGTCCCCAGCGGGACCCAATACTTTCTCGCTCTCACGGCGTTCACTCCTCAGGGCAGGGGTCTAGGGTGGAGGGTCCATTGGGTCCAGATCGTCAAGCACCCGCATGGCTGGGGCTGTTAGACCGTCCTTTGAGATCACTCCGATCACAACAGCTGCCGGTGCATTCAGCGATCAGGGACATGCATCGAAAGCACCAAATTCGCTCCCTTGGCCTGCTGGCCCCTCCAATATGGGCCTAAATGCCACCCTGGGCCACGTAGGGGAACACAGCGACTCGGTCAGCTCAGTATGCGTTTTTGGGATCGTGATTCATCCAACGGTGTCGGCCCTGGGACAGTCCCTctttccctcgtcctccgcGGCAATTGGCCCATGGCCTGTTGTTCTCCGGGCCTGTGCCTGGCGATATAGTTTTGGTTCTTTGTTTCCATTTGCCCATCTGCTCATCTGAAGCTCGGGAAGCTTTGGCCGCCTTGTCACAAACCTTCCGTCATCCCGTCCGATTTCACACGGCCCCCGTCCCTGCCAACAAACCTCCGTGGATCTCGATTCCACGCAGACTTTGTGGTCGCCTTACCCAGACCACTGGGCCATGCTTTTGTGTCGGAGCACCACCGTATTGACCTCTTGATTAAATATCTTCATGTTCCGTTCCTCaatccatcatccccttctcctttgtTCGCCACCCCAcaatcagcatcatcatcacccagacCAGGATCCCAGCGCCCTGCTTACAagtcaacaagaacaagtGACGGCACAGGTTACACAGCGGGTTCCCTAACCCATTTGTCAAGCCATCATCCAGCACACGAACAGCGAGTCCTCGGACATATACCCAGTCACCCACCTTTACCTGGATGTCTTGTTAGTGAAGGGGACTTTTACTCGTTCCAGAACCGGCCTCGTACACCACAGTGCCACTGGCTTTCAAATCCACCGTGACGCCCAGCATGAGCAACCAGGTCAATACATGGGAAGGCAACTCGTGGGAGGGTCGTGCTATCGAGGTAGACAGCATTCTAGATCCTGATTGTCCGCCCCTGCTTACCAGGTTATTCTAGCACTATGGTGGCCGGCAGTTGGACACGCAAATCTACGATCCCATCATCTTTCCTGGGCTGTATTCCAACAGCGGTCTTGACATCATGTCGGTGCTGGTTCGTATTCCCTGACCATCTGCCTAGCTCGGTCTCAGATCATTAACAATGTGTAACAGATCTCTCTCCACTCAAGACCAAACCCCCAGGTGGACATTGGAGCTGTCGACATGTCGTGCCCCATCATCGTCTGCGACCTCTTGCGACCCGACCAGCCCATCATCTACGCATCAGACTCCTTCCTGGAACTGACAGGATACAACCGACCAGAGGTACTGGAGAGAAACTGCCGGTTCATGCAGGCCCCTGGTGGGCAAGTCAAGCCCAAATCGGCACGAAAATATGTCGACGAAAAGACAATCAAGAAGATGCGGAAGTCGGTCGACCGGAACTCTGAGCTGCAGATCCCAGTCACCAACTTCAAGAAAGATGGTCAAAAATTCACCAACTACCTGACCATTATTCCGCTACAGTTCAACAGCCACCAGTTCAACATCTCGGTCGGGTTTCAGTGCGAGATGGACGGATGAATCGAGCTTTCGAAATAGAGCGATGCCACGATGAGACATTTCACCAGCAACCACATCATCGAGATTCGCTCAGGATCATTGTTTTCTTATTCAAATTGTGTCACACAGCAGGGATCGGCGTTCCGGATGCATCGAGCGACAATCTTGATTTTTGtctttgcttttcttctctgTTAAAACAAGGTGCTTTTAGGCATTATGATACCCAATTGACAGGGTCTACACACGACCCTTTCTCTCCAGCGTGTATCGATTTGCAGGGTTTTTACTGCAAGTAGGGATGGGCGTCTAGTTCTTATTTACTACATTTTTATTCGGCATATACACATTACTGGTGGTTTTCCTTGGGAACAAAGACGTTAAGGGTACAAACAAACCAGACACACAAACATGGGAAGGCGTTACGGCTTGAATGGATTGATACGACTCCTAGAATATGGAAGCCGTACATGGCCGATTTTGGAAATGGTCAGGGGACTTTTTTAGCATTGGAATGGGAAATACGTTCAATGGCAGAGACAGACAGCTGGATGGGCGGAATATGGATGATAGGCCTTTGTATTCTCACTGATATGATGGGAGGGGTCGTTGCTACTCGGGATACATGTACAACAAGGCAAAATCGAGCTGTCTTTACTGGCATTATCGCCAGTGATAGAACCTTGTCCCGGAACAATGCTGCCAGAATGAAATGTGCCAGTAGATCTCTGTCGCTGACAACCAGACCTTACTCTCCTAAAGGTGTAGCTTTTGGATATCCCGCCATATGGCCTGGACAATGGCTCAAAAATGCTGATAAAAGAAGCAAGAACAATCAACTACCGAAAGCCCCTCTCCGACGCCATCGGCGGACGAAACCGTCAGCTCTCAGTCTCGCTCCCCTGACCAACCCCCCTGATCATGTATCCACCCCAGCTCAGTCATGATCGCACCCTCGACATTCCCACTTGCGATCACTCACATCCCAAGCAAAAAGCCAAGCTCAGTAAAACCGTTTACAACTCCCTTTTGACTTTCTTTTTCTGATCTCAGATTATGCAAGACGCAATTCCTCTTTTCCCAAGAGAAAAAACACATCACGGAGAACTAAGCCGGACAAGTCACTTCCCAGGGTCCCCGACACACGTTTTCTGTGGTTATTATTCCACCCTTCTCCCTTACATCTTTCGGTGTCCAGAAGCAGGAGCAGCCGATACTACTTACCATCGAGTGGAAAAAACATGACGTGAGAAACATGAGAAATAATCAAAATCAGGCTTGGCGATCAGTGAAGTCGATACCAGCTGCGATGATCAAGGAAACTGTTAGGCCAGCGCAGAAGAGATGGCAAACACGGGTCGGCACTTGAATGGATAAGCACAACCTGTATCTGCTGGCAGAAAATTGAGGGAATTACTGTAGCAGTTCTCGCTATTTTCCGGGTGAtggggtgacggtgacggctAGGTACGTTAGGCATAATGGTCTGATGACTGATCATAGGGGGGAGGTATGTACGTCAATCGCACTGCACTGGCGAGCAGGGGTGAAAGGCAAGGTTGATAGGGGAGCTGTTCACGCAGGACAGTGACGTTTCAGCTACAAGTGTCTGGATATTGAAGTTGATAAAAAGGAGCAAAACTGATAGGGGTAGACCTATTGTGGTAGTTTGATAAGGGTGTGCTTGGGGAGGCTGACGTCAAATGTTTTGTTTACACTTGTAGGCTATAACCCCAACCCTTGGTTTACCCCcttttgccccttttctcATGCCGAGACTTCCGCTtacctcacctccttcgGGGGGTGTCCCCGCTTTCTCTCTCGTATTCCCTTGGTCTTgctttctccttcttttcgtGTTGTTTTCAGCACCTCCACTGCTGAAACGTAATGGTTACCATAGCCGCACCACTCACGTCTTTGAGAACATCTTCAAGTTACCCCAGCTAATCTTGACGGGCcggcttccacctcctcgaaATTAACAGCCCTTTCTTCTCATTCTGGCGGGCTCTTTAATCCTGTACAATCGCAGAAAGATCCGAGATACCACAATGCAAATGCGGGCCATCGAAGGTCATTTTCCTCGCCTCACGCTGACTGTTCTGTCCCACCTACAGCTCGCACTTGCAAACAGAAAGCGAGCGATCGATCTTTCCACCTACAGGTCTCCTCGTCTCACCAACACAGCTACACACAGTTGATCATCCGATGCCATCTATCGCTCCTTCACACTCCTTTACCGCAACGAAAAGAGAGAAGAACCGATACCTCTCCCTCGACATCTCCTCGCCCGCATCTCATTCAAAGACATCACCTCGACAGCCAAGCCGAAGAAATCTTCTCCTAATCACCTGAGCGACAAAAATTCCCACTCACACCACACTCGTCGACCCgtctcacctccctccctccaagAGACCCATCAGACCCATCCTATCTATCCTACCAAGCCTGTCCAGCAAAGCAACTAGGTCGATCGCATACCTTTGCCGATCTACAAAAACCTCCGTTGCCTGatctcctctccaacctaCCCAACTCACTTGACTGCTGTCGATCGTATAAATGTGACAAGACTGACTGTATGATCACACCATCATCTGCTCAAGCAGCTACAGCCTCTCGACTACAAGAAAGCGACTGTCAGCTACCTACCAACGACCGACAATCGACGATGTGCGGTTAGTAATCATATTCTAGCACACTGACAAAGAGTCGGTAGCACTTTCGTAAGGTAACAGGAGATGATCGATTACCACGCCGTTCCCAGTTGGCGGGCACGAACAAGAACGGATGGGATTTTGGCCACTGCTGTTTTACCTTATTGGGGTTACACAGTGGTGagaataggtaggtaggttaggtaggtaaggCAGgtaagaagaaagaaagattTGTTTGTGCGGCAGAACTGGAGTGTAGGCGcgaatggtgatgatgtcagGCAGGCAACAAGCTGCGATTGGTCTTTCATAGGTCTGTTTTGCTCTTGTAGTTAGCTCTCTTGCTCTGGAATTGGTTAACCTGGGGTACTCCAATCCGAATAAATTCGATTCGGTTTGCTAGGCAGACTTAAGGTATGTCCTTCGATAGTTAAGAGGCATATTCGGCTAGACTGTCGACTGAGCTGTCTACCTATAGAGCTGGAATCAATGTCGAGAGGTGATTGTCGTTAAACTTATCGATAAATTACTCGATTAAGTCACCGAACGAACTTCTAATAGAGATAACACGGAGACTGACGATCAGGCTGTCGATTGAGCTCTTTGTTGAGCTGTAATTACTATTCAAGTAAGCCTGCGGTTGTTAGGCTGCCTGTTGGCTGTGCTGTCTATCGATTAGCTTCAATCAATTGGATTGGATACCTAAGGTAGTCTATAGATTGAACTGCCATCGAGTAAGCGGTCTGCCGATTAAGCTGTCTGCCAAGTGATCTGCTGTCGATTGAGCTGTCTGTCGATTGAGCTGTCTATTGATTGAGATGTCTATTGATTGAGATGTCTATCGATTGGGGTGCCTGTCAATTCAGTCAGTCGGTTGAGGTAGTTATTCCGAGCAGCCCTTACCGCTTTCTTATCCTCTCCATTAACCAGCCTATTAGTCAGGGCTTGCTGGACTTATCAGCTTAATAAAGGACCATCGGCTACTTTAACACTGCCAGCTAGATACCTAGGTCGCATTTTATTCCTTCATCAACACTACAGTTACTTATTTTGTTCGATCGAAGTGTTTTACAATGGCTAGTTAAATTGCGGAGGATGTCGTCGATCCGGTCCTGGGTCCTGTTGGCGATAAAGCTGTGGATTACTTTAGCGATTGATTAAATACCTCGACAAGACAGCTAATAATTCTTTGAACTAATGTTGTCGGTTGCTTCAGCGGCCAagtccccatcatctcaccAGTTGAGACTTATCCTAAAGTACCGTAGTCTACTAAGTACCTAGGTTACCGAGTTAATCATCGATTCAACTTACTTTATAGTTCATCTTTGACGATTGTAGGTCGCACACTGCTATTTCCTAAAGCTCCATAtaccctcatcacccccctccacatccttcaCACCACAAAGTCGCAGCCAGTGTTCTGTTTAACGGCTATTTATTGTCTTGTTCATTCCAGTCATCATCTCATCtacccatcaacccctctTTATCCCCCTCAACTCAGCGTAAAACTATTCGACAGCCCCTCAAAAGCCTTAATACTCCCAATCAACGGCTTCGAATCACCATGATACCTCACCCTATACGTCCCCGCACTGTCCTCCGTCGCGCTCGTCTCCCAGGTAATCGTCACCTCGCTGTGCCCCAAAGCCCAGTTCGTCCTCTTCCAAGTATACACCAGCTTccaatcctcatcactcaGCACCCTCGTCCACTGCCCATTGACCTGCTTCTCGACCGCGGCATACGTCCCCTCAAGTCTCAAGTTATTCCTCGGGTTCGCACCCTGGAATCGAACACTCACCACCTGACCGCGGGTGTACGACGCAGCAGGCTGAGTGAGGACGTCCCCGAACTTCTTCCCGATGGGCTCGCCGTCAAACGCGACGCCAGTGATGAAGCTGAGCGAGTTTTCGCGGTTGTCtgggggtgctggagagCCGAAAGTCGGCTGGGAGCTGGAAGACGACGAGAGATACGGCAGGCCAcggagggtgaggttgacaAATGCGGGGAGCGCCCACTGACCAAAGAGAGTCGAAGCTCCTTCGTATCGCTGGATCTGGTACTCCTCTGGGGTTGTCAAGTAGTGGGAGTAAGTGTTTGCTGGACCTCCCAATACGACGTAGGGTTCGGTTCCCAAGGACAGCTCAGAAGCAGCCGCGTTCTTCACAGCAGCCTTCCACCTTCTGccagccatggtggtgacTTCGACAGGAGAGACAACGATAATGAACTGCCCCACACGGAAAGATTGAATATCCATAATGTTGGGGCTCCAGGCATAGGGGACGTCCATCTCGCCTACATTGAGGAGGACAGGCTTGGGCTGTTGGCAGGCCTTCTGTTGGGGAGAAGGCGCCTTGAGCAAACCACCGACAACAGACCAGAACGGGTTGTTGGGCGCACCGGAGTCGCCCTGGGTGAAGTCAAATGCGCCGGGCCAGTCAGACGTGCCGGCAGCAAAGGAGTGTCCCAACGCAGCAGGGCAGGTTTGCACGAGAGTGCCGTTGGCAAGGGGAAAGGTGTAGTAGCGCATATCCTGGAAGTAGTGGAACGAGCGGACAGAGGCGCCTGTGACAGGAGTCGATGAAGAAGCAAGAGAAGTCTAGAGCTGTCAGTTCAAGGAACCTGCTGACGTCgccaaaagaaaactcaCATAGAGACTCTTAGCCCCATCAAACTGCCTCTGCGCAATAATCTCACAGCTCGccacccccaaatccaaCTTTTCAAACGCCGGTCCCCTCGCCCGACAAGCCTGGCTCTTCCCATCCGCACACGTACTCGTCTCAAAATCGCACATCTGCCCGGACCCATCATCACACCAAGCGCCCAACACATTCGGCGACGAATCCCCCATATTTGCCTGCGAAAACCCAGCCACAAACCCTTCGGCAACCGCACTGTCACCCCTCACGCTCCTCTCAAAATAATAAGCCGCCAACCCCTTGTTATCCCCCGTCACATGGGTATTATTCCCCTGCATTGAAGTAGGATGGACCGGAAACCAAGTCAACACCCCGATATTCTTCCCATCCGACGCCCTCTGGAACCTC from Podospora bellae-mahoneyi strain CBS 112042 chromosome 4, whole genome shotgun sequence harbors:
- the VVD gene encoding Vivid protein light receptor (EggNog:ENOG503PD4D; COG:T) — protein: MSNQVNTWEGNSWEGRAIEHYGGRQLDTQIYDPIIFPGLYSNSGLDIMSVLQISLHSRPNPQVDIGAVDMSCPIIVCDLLRPDQPIIYASDSFLELTGYNRPEVLERNCRFMQAPGGQVKPKSARKYVDEKTIKKMRKSVDRNSELQIPVTNFKKDGQKFTNYLTIIPLQFNSHQFNISVGFQCEMDG
- a CDS encoding hypothetical protein (EggNog:ENOG503NWTU; COG:T), producing the protein MASPQPHDRRTPPLPFLLSFCLSPSRSFARSVWSSQSVAMSPTRGQTIVSTFASIFLFALLAFTQLATALPSSSHGSQKRAVGDKYLIGVGKADITGPVVEINFAGYADTAQTGTGLRQRLYARAFIIGEVSNPANRFVYLVLDTMSGDTAVRRGILEGITAQGTGYSMYKAGNVAVTGTHSHSGPGAWFNYLLPQITSLGFDKQSYKAIVDGAVLAVKRAHEGLQEGYLDFGTTRIEDANINRSLYSYLANPAAERAQYGDDSVEKIMTLLRFQRASDGKNIGVLTWFPVHPTSMQGNNTHVTGDNKGLAAYYFERSVRGDSAVAEGFVAGFSQANMGDSSPNVLGAWCDDGSGQMCDFETSTCADGKSQACRARGPAFEKLDLGVASCEIIAQRQFDGAKSLYTSLASSSTPVTGASVRSFHYFQDMRYYTFPLANGTLVQTCPAALGHSFAAGTSDWPGAFDFTQGDSGAPNNPFWSVVGGLLKAPSPQQKACQQPKPVLLNVGEMDVPYAWSPNIMDIQSFRVGQFIIVVSPVEVTTMAGRRWKAAVKNAAASELSLGTEPYVVLGGPANTYSHYLTTPEEYQIQRYEGASTLFGQWALPAFVNLTLRGLPYLSSSSSSQPTFGSPAPPDNRENSLSFITGVAFDGEPIGKKFGDVLTQPAASYTRGQVVSVRFQGANPRNNLRLEGTYAAVEKQVNGQWTRVLSDEDWKLVYTWKRTNWALGHSEVTITWETSATEDSAGTYRVRYHGDSKPLIGSIKAFEGLSNSFTLS